The following proteins come from a genomic window of Lycium ferocissimum isolate CSIRO_LF1 chromosome 4, AGI_CSIRO_Lferr_CH_V1, whole genome shotgun sequence:
- the LOC132051655 gene encoding DEAD-box ATP-dependent RNA helicase 7-like, translated as MPALVLTDDTMASPLSKDLKKKLKKTPTDTPDLETKKTKEKKPKKSKINSGSDSDEVKKSKKKDKKRKAVLDLNDDNDDKTSETSSEICEPIELKKKNKKAKLDEEVVVVEEEKKVVEDPNALSNFRISKPLREALNAKGIHALFPIQAMTFNDILDGADLVGRARTGQGKTLAFVLPILESLTNGPTKALRKTGYGKAPSVLVLLPTRELALQVFADFEVYGRSLGLTSCCLYGNSPMGAQTAQLKRGVDIVVGTPGRVKDHIERGNIDFSSLKFRVLDEVDEMLKIGFVDDVELILGKVEDASLVQTVLFSATLPVWVKHIASKFLKPEKKTVDLVGNEKMKASNSVRHIVIPCSSSARPQLIPDVIRCYSSGGRTIIFTETRALASELAGILPGASALHGEIQQNQREATLKGFRSGKFMTLVATNVAARGLDIDDVQLIIQCEATSDVEAYIHRSGRTGRAGKTGVAVMLYDPRKSNISRIERESGVKFEHLSAPQPADVAKAAGKEAADIIADISDSVIPAFKAAAEELLNTSDLSPAELLAKALAKAAGYSEIKTRSILTSMENCVTLLLECGRPIFSPSFVYSVLRRFLPEEKVESINGLTLTADGKGAVFDISAEHLDEFLAGQKTAHGVNIEVVEALPALQEREKPRGRFGGGGGRGGGFSNRRGGGGFSGGRGGRGGNFGGRRW; from the exons ATGCCTGCACTTGTTCTAACTGATGATACAATGGCCTCCCCACTATCCAAAGACCtcaaaaagaaactaaaaaagaCCCCCACCGACACCCCTGATCTTGAAACTAAGAAAACCAAAgagaaaaagccaaaaaaatccAAGATTAATTCAGGGTCTGATTCAGATGAGGTaaaaaagagcaaaaagaaagacaaaaagcGAAAAGCAGTTTTGGACTtgaatgatgataatgatgacaagACTAGTGAAACCAGCTCAGAGATATGTGAGCCAatagagttaaagaagaagaataaaaaggCTAAATTGGATGAAGaagtggttgttgttgaagaggAGAAGAAAGTGGTGGAGGATCCTAATGCTTTGTCTAATTTTAGAATTTCTAAGCCATTAAGAGAGGCTTTGAATGCTAAAGGAATACATGCACTTTTCCCTATTCAAGCTATGACttttaatgatattcttgatgGCGCTGATTTGGTTGGTCGTGCTCGTACTGGTCAG GGTAAAACGCTGGCCTTTGTTTTGCCCATATTGGAGTCCCTAACAAATGGTCCTACTAAAGCATTGCGAAAAACAGGATATGGGAAGGCTCCTAGTGTTCTGGTGCTTTTACCAACTAGGGAATTGGCACTTCAG GTGTTCGCTGACTTTGAAGTTTATGGCCGGTCTCTCGGGCTCACTTCATGCTGTTTGTATGGAAATTCTCCCATGGGAGCACAAACGGCTCAACTAAAAAGAGGAGTTGATATTGTAGTGGGTACTCCTGGAAGAGTTAAG GACCACATTGAAAGGGGAAATATTGATTTCAGTTCTTTAAAGTTCCGTGTTCTTGATGAAGTCGATGAAATGTTAAAAATTGGTTTTGTAGATGATGTCGAACTTATTTTAG GCAAGGTCGAAGATGCAAGCCTAGTTCAAACAGTTCTTTTCAGTGCCACTTTGCCAGTCTGGGTGAAGCAT ATTGCTTCTAAGTTTCTGAAACCTGAGAAGAAAACAGTTGACCTTGTTGGTAATGAGAAAATGAAGGCCAGTAACAGTGTGAGGCATATTGTTATTCCATGCTCTAGTTCTGCACGACCTCAGCTGATTCCTGATGTCATTCGGTGCTACAGCAG TGGCGGCCGCACTATTATTTTTACTGAAACAAGAGCGCTAGCTTCAGAGCTTGCTGGCATATTGCCTGGGGCAAGTGCTTTGCATGGGGAGATACAACAGAACCAGCGTGAG GCTACACTTAAAGGATTCAGATCAGGCAAATTCATGACATTAGTGGCCACAAATGTGGCAGCCCGTGGATTGGATATTGACGATGTCCAGTTAATAATCCAG TGCGAAGCCACTAGTGATGTTGAAGCATATATTCATCGATCTGGAAGGACAGGACGGGCAG GAAAGACTGGTGTTGCTGTAATGCTGTATGATCCAAGGAAGTCCAACATTTCTAGAATTGAAAGAGAATCTGGTGTCAAGTTTGAGCATTTATCTGCTCCTCAGCCAGCTGATGTTGCTAAAGCGGCCGGCAAAGAAGCTGCTGATATAATTGCTGACATTTCCGATAGTGTGATACCCGCATTTAAGGCTGCTGCAGAGGAGCTTCTGAATACCTCTGACCTATCACCAGCAGAATTGCTTGCGAAAGCTCTTGCCAAGGCTGCT GGCTATTCTGAGATCAAGACTCGGTCAATTCTTACTTCTATGGAGAACTGTGTTACTCTGCTACTTGAGTGTGGGAGACCCATCTTCTCACCTTC CTTTGTCTATAGTGTCTTGAGGAGGTTCCTGCCTGAGGAGAAGGTTGAATCAATCAATGGTCTTACTTTGACTGCCGATGGAAAGGGGGCAGTTTTTGATATATCTGCTGAGCACTTAGATGAATTTCTCGCAG GCCAAAAAACTGCACATGGGGTAAATATAGAGGTAGTGGAAGCCCTGCCTGCTTtgcaagagagagagaagccaAGAGGAAGATTCGGAGGAGGTGGTGGCCGTGGTGGCGGCTTCTCTAACAGAAGAGGCGGAGGTGGCTTTTCTGGAGGAAGAGGCGGAAGAGGTGGTAACTTTGGTGGTCGCAGATGGTAA